In one window of Chryseobacterium sp. JV274 DNA:
- a CDS encoding T9SS-dependent choice-of-anchor J family protein: MKKIILSSVLFLSHMAAAQSLVWGNSFDTPADLQGWTFHDLNNNSNGWVQGQNIYHNGTSLAYGTAGVLRHSISLVPSGSVTGFGAENDWIISPQIDLTNTAGTVTLAAYIGRQRSTHTIVARELFIYVSTPQKEVPTLSDFQAMTVDASGNDVQSIYKIQVGDSANPFPADLTQFVESLVDLSAFAGKKIYIGMWSNRKASGNNVQNINIDEMGIYATSFLGTKDVKRNKIVTQIAENPVKESLQLQLNPALKENMTAVNIYNAAGQKVLTAQYSKAINTTGLTSGAYIAEITDGKTTERLKFIKK; this comes from the coding sequence ATGAAAAAAATAATTTTATCATCTGTTCTGTTTTTATCTCACATGGCTGCAGCACAGTCTCTGGTATGGGGAAATTCTTTTGATACTCCTGCTGACCTTCAGGGATGGACTTTCCATGATTTGAACAACAATAGCAACGGATGGGTACAGGGGCAGAATATCTATCACAACGGAACATCCTTAGCATATGGAACTGCCGGCGTTCTTCGTCACTCTATCAGTTTGGTTCCAAGTGGAAGTGTTACAGGATTTGGGGCAGAAAATGACTGGATTATTTCTCCTCAGATTGATCTTACCAATACTGCAGGAACTGTTACTCTGGCTGCCTATATCGGGAGACAGAGATCTACTCATACTATTGTTGCCAGAGAACTTTTTATCTATGTAAGCACACCACAGAAAGAAGTTCCTACATTATCAGATTTTCAGGCAATGACCGTAGATGCAAGTGGAAATGATGTTCAGAGTATTTATAAAATACAGGTAGGTGACTCAGCCAATCCCTTTCCGGCTGATCTTACCCAGTTTGTAGAATCCCTTGTAGATCTTTCTGCTTTTGCAGGGAAGAAAATCTATATCGGAATGTGGTCAAACAGAAAAGCAAGCGGAAATAATGTCCAGAATATCAATATTGATGAAATGGGAATCTACGCTACTTCATTTTTGGGAACTAAGGATGTAAAAAGAAACAAAATTGTAACACAAATAGCAGAAAATCCGGTAAAAGAATCTCTACAGCTGCAGCTTAATCCGGCATTGAAAGAAAATATGACGGCGGTAAACATTTACAACGCAGCAGGACAAAAAGTACTTACCGCTCAGTATTCTAAAGCGATCAATACAACAGGGCTTACATCTGGAGCTTATATAGCAGAAATTACAGATGGAAAGACTACGGAAAGGTTGAAGTTTATTAAAAAATAA
- a CDS encoding S41 family peptidase — MKNFFKLQCIAIAVFLISCTNNNDESAPVFPEGSTESVNLWVQDSMKRYYYWADQMPAKPDYRLPVKDFFKSLLSSQDRFSFMVNTEDSSTYPRSIRNMYGFDYTVAKLANNQVVTIVKLVLQNSPAFNAGLERGMIMTKINGKVITAANAESMAASIKDQTVVDLTVGKWQNGAVADEKNITVYYGFSFEQPILSKVFEKNGKKAGYLYIYDFPDEMTQTLNQKFAEFKAAGVQELILDLRYNYGGSVSSAAALCSLIPSGLSSGSPFIIFKGNKNGGEVKRTFAQQIAYDPKALDFTTLRANALGLQKVFILTSNSTASAAEIVINNLKPYMQVIQIGDTTLGKDMAGFVVEDKRKPRKISWQIHPVIYKVFNASGTGEYSNGISPQVMINEYAGLPLLPLGDPNETLISSALNGGYFKSAAQEKTGSVKILYQSNVPPVMMEK; from the coding sequence ATGAAAAATTTTTTTAAACTTCAATGCATTGCCATCGCAGTCTTTCTCATTTCGTGTACGAATAATAATGACGAAAGCGCACCTGTTTTTCCGGAAGGAAGTACAGAATCTGTGAATCTCTGGGTTCAGGACAGTATGAAACGGTACTATTATTGGGCAGATCAGATGCCTGCAAAACCAGATTACCGCCTTCCCGTAAAAGATTTTTTTAAAAGTCTGCTTTCTTCCCAGGATCGGTTTTCTTTCATGGTCAATACTGAAGATTCTTCTACCTATCCACGTTCCATAAGGAATATGTACGGTTTTGATTATACCGTTGCCAAGCTTGCCAATAACCAGGTTGTTACAATCGTTAAGCTGGTTCTTCAAAATTCTCCGGCTTTCAATGCGGGGCTGGAACGGGGAATGATTATGACCAAAATCAATGGAAAAGTTATTACAGCAGCGAATGCAGAATCAATGGCCGCATCTATTAAAGACCAGACCGTTGTAGACCTCACCGTAGGAAAATGGCAGAATGGAGCGGTTGCTGATGAAAAAAATATTACAGTTTACTATGGCTTCTCTTTTGAACAGCCCATTTTATCTAAAGTTTTTGAGAAAAATGGTAAAAAAGCAGGATACCTGTATATCTACGATTTCCCAGACGAAATGACACAAACTCTGAACCAGAAGTTTGCAGAATTTAAGGCTGCCGGAGTACAGGAACTCATTCTTGATCTCCGCTACAACTATGGAGGTTCGGTGTCCTCTGCCGCGGCTCTTTGCTCACTGATTCCTTCAGGGCTGTCGTCTGGTTCGCCATTCATTATTTTTAAAGGAAATAAAAACGGAGGAGAAGTAAAAAGAACATTTGCCCAGCAGATCGCTTATGATCCCAAAGCTCTTGATTTTACTACTTTACGTGCCAATGCATTGGGACTACAGAAAGTATTTATTCTCACATCCAACAGTACAGCATCTGCAGCAGAAATTGTCATCAACAATCTGAAGCCGTATATGCAGGTTATTCAGATCGGGGATACTACGCTGGGTAAAGATATGGCTGGATTTGTAGTGGAAGATAAGCGGAAACCGAGAAAAATTTCCTGGCAGATTCATCCGGTAATTTATAAAGTATTTAATGCCAGCGGAACCGGAGAATACAGCAATGGAATTTCTCCACAGGTCATGATCAACGAATATGCCGGGCTGCCACTATTACCGTTGGGCGATCCTAATGAAACTCTTATTTCTTCTGCCCTTAACGGAGGCTATTTCAAATCTGCAGCTCAGGAAAAGACCGGAAGCGTAAAAATTCTATATCAGAGTAATGTACCTCCGGTGATGATGGAAAAATAG
- a CDS encoding sterol desaturase family protein codes for MNFNHTELSGYLHLLWQFSWPQWIIFSLIINGFLYLFSIGLYVFIEKTCRKSQLQEKNHPVTRSDFYLSLFTIICNSFVMLLGVFLWKNGWIVLGETQSVVRIIAEVAALLLLMDLLMYFFHYGAHLPFIYKILHRKHHEHVSTNFLSLFVLHPFETIGFGLMMLALLIGYDFSVISISIYLMLNLIWGTIGHLNREFFPASFDRLLVGTTRFHNQHHLDESKNFGFYTSIWDRVFGTYK; via the coding sequence ATGAATTTTAATCACACAGAACTTTCCGGTTATTTGCATCTATTATGGCAGTTTTCCTGGCCGCAGTGGATCATATTCAGCCTTATCATTAACGGTTTTCTGTACCTGTTTTCTATAGGATTATATGTTTTCATTGAAAAGACTTGCCGTAAAAGTCAGCTGCAGGAAAAAAACCATCCCGTCACAAGATCCGACTTCTATCTCAGTCTCTTTACCATAATCTGTAACAGTTTTGTTATGCTGCTGGGAGTTTTCTTATGGAAAAACGGATGGATTGTACTTGGAGAAACTCAATCGGTAGTCAGGATCATAGCAGAAGTTGCAGCTTTGCTTCTTTTGATGGATCTTCTGATGTATTTCTTTCATTATGGAGCCCATTTGCCTTTTATCTACAAAATACTGCATAGAAAACATCACGAGCATGTAAGTACCAATTTTCTGAGTCTTTTTGTTCTGCATCCTTTTGAAACAATTGGATTTGGATTGATGATGCTTGCTTTGCTTATTGGATATGATTTTTCTGTAATTTCTATTTCCATTTATCTTATGCTGAACCTTATCTGGGGAACCATAGGGCATCTGAACAGAGAGTTTTTTCCGGCCTCATTTGACCGCTTGCTGGTAGGAACAACAAGATTTCATAATCAGCATCATTTGGATGAAAGCAAAAACTTTGGATTTTATACTTCCATCTGGGACAGGGTATTTGGAACCTATAAGTAG
- a CDS encoding MarR family winged helix-turn-helix transcriptional regulator — translation MKPIEKEFFNTFTNFQCLILAHMNRGNINGVTAAHYNIIEFILRKETATGREISTAFNISQAAISKQLKFLISNDLIIKKQEETDHRKFNLSVTDKGRFIIENSETFRKNITGQTASILTSKELKNFNYLLSKVLNHVKL, via the coding sequence ATGAAACCCATTGAAAAAGAATTTTTTAACACATTTACAAATTTCCAATGTCTTATTCTGGCTCATATGAACCGGGGAAATATCAATGGAGTAACGGCTGCTCATTATAATATCATTGAATTTATTTTAAGAAAAGAAACAGCCACAGGAAGGGAAATTTCAACAGCATTTAATATCAGCCAGGCAGCCATCTCGAAGCAGCTGAAATTTCTGATCAGCAATGATTTGATTATTAAGAAACAGGAAGAAACAGATCATCGGAAATTCAATCTTTCAGTAACGGATAAGGGAAGGTTTATTATAGAAAATTCGGAAACTTTCCGTAAAAATATTACAGGACAGACGGCTTCTATACTGACTTCTAAAGAACTGAAAAATTTCAATTACCTGCTAAGCAAAGTGCTGAATCATGTAAAATTATAA